Proteins from a single region of Gemmatimonadaceae bacterium:
- a CDS encoding alpha/beta fold hydrolase, which yields MHAKREGPASDGTTAGDTTSRWRRRWGVRVAVSIVLLVTIVAGIVAWEFRDEGGAAPNYFARDPVLRAAPIRIYRADRARAFLWFFGNDLGFWGAQQRLAVSLAGRGVDVVGFDLRAWLATRPRESAPERARAFREAMADLISRAERELGDSTLPVVVAGHSVGAEVALYMVADRPPPRLRGVVALSPGSRGHLRITAADLAFGEPTEPGSFAIDSVLHAIRGDLRVAIVRGANDRLRSVDSLLLAERPETRRVVIPLAAHSMKRLFIAGPMIEKAVEWAAGIETTRLVTRR from the coding sequence GGGCGTGCGAGTGGCCGTTTCGATTGTGCTTCTGGTGACCATCGTCGCCGGCATCGTCGCGTGGGAGTTCCGGGACGAGGGCGGGGCCGCGCCGAACTACTTTGCCCGCGACCCGGTGCTGCGCGCGGCGCCTATTCGCATCTATCGCGCCGACCGCGCGCGCGCCTTCCTCTGGTTCTTCGGCAACGACCTGGGGTTCTGGGGGGCGCAGCAACGACTGGCGGTGTCGCTCGCCGGACGCGGCGTGGACGTGGTGGGATTCGACCTGCGGGCCTGGCTCGCCACGCGTCCGCGCGAGTCGGCGCCGGAGAGGGCGCGCGCGTTTCGCGAGGCGATGGCGGATCTGATATCGCGCGCCGAGCGCGAGCTGGGAGACAGCACGCTGCCGGTCGTCGTCGCGGGGCATTCCGTGGGGGCGGAAGTGGCGCTGTATATGGTGGCCGACCGTCCGCCGCCGCGGCTGCGCGGCGTGGTGGCGCTGTCGCCCGGGTCGCGCGGCCACCTGAGGATCACGGCGGCCGATCTCGCGTTCGGCGAGCCGACCGAGCCGGGGAGCTTCGCCATCGACTCGGTGCTGCACGCCATTCGCGGCGACTTGCGCGTGGCAATCGTGCGCGGCGCGAACGACCGGCTCCGCAGCGTGGACTCGCTGCTGCTCGCCGAGCGTCCCGAAACGCGCCGCGTGGTGATCCCGCTGGCGGCGCATTCGATGAAGCGGCTCTTCATCGCCGGCCCCATGATCGAAAAGGCAGTGGAGTGGGCGGCCGGGATCGAAACGACACGCCTTGTCACCCGCAGGTGA